One Terriglobales bacterium DNA window includes the following coding sequences:
- a CDS encoding type II CAAX endopeptidase family protein, with protein sequence MSTPLQPAPSGEPVEPTPEILSPPVPPAEQLGLPRERPVFNLLDVLLVVLGGFFILLITQIVAFGVAHAMPRFASLPLQALAKQPLVIIPSQVVGYIFLVGFIHLLLIARHQTGLMDAIPFRWPRAMALPLLGAGVGLALAIQFLSSYLPIPKQLPLDEYFKERTAAFIMLGFGVFIAPVVEELFFRGLLYPALSKLAGPVAAVALTSALFALLHGVQLAFSWAPLLALFLVGVALTLVRARYRSVTASTLVHMAYNGTLFTFLLFATGGFRHMEVLSR encoded by the coding sequence ATGTCCACTCCACTCCAACCCGCGCCCAGCGGTGAACCGGTCGAACCTACGCCGGAGATCTTGTCGCCGCCGGTTCCGCCGGCCGAGCAGCTTGGCTTGCCGCGCGAGCGGCCCGTCTTCAACCTGCTCGACGTGCTGTTGGTCGTCCTCGGCGGCTTCTTCATCCTGCTGATCACGCAGATCGTGGCATTCGGCGTAGCCCATGCCATGCCGCGCTTCGCGTCGCTGCCGCTGCAGGCGCTCGCCAAGCAGCCGCTCGTGATCATCCCCTCCCAGGTCGTGGGATACATCTTCCTGGTCGGCTTCATCCACCTGCTGCTCATCGCGCGCCACCAGACCGGGCTCATGGACGCCATCCCCTTCCGCTGGCCGCGCGCGATGGCGCTGCCGCTGCTCGGCGCCGGCGTCGGCCTCGCCCTCGCCATCCAATTCCTCAGCAGCTACCTGCCCATCCCCAAGCAGCTCCCGCTGGACGAATACTTCAAGGAGCGGACGGCGGCGTTCATCATGCTGGGCTTCGGCGTGTTCATCGCCCCGGTGGTGGAAGAGCTGTTCTTCCGCGGGCTGCTCTATCCCGCGCTCAGCAAGCTGGCGGGGCCGGTGGCCGCGGTCGCGCTCACCTCCGCGCTCTTCGCGCTGCTCCACGGCGTGCAGCTCGCGTTCTCCTGGGCGCCGCTGCTGGCGCTGTTCCTGGTCGGAGTCGCGCTCACGCTGGTGCGCGCGCGCTACCGCTCCGTCACCGCCTCCACGCTCGTGCACATGGCCTACAACGGCACGCTGTTCACCTTCCTGCTCTTCGCGACCGGCGGCTTCCGGCACATGGAGGTCTTGTCGCGCTAG